A window from Leptothermofonsia sichuanensis E412 encodes these proteins:
- a CDS encoding response regulator produces the protein MTDLLHVLVVDDDEPTRIYLSRQLRQFNLHVTAVETGREAIHWIQRQPFDLILLDILMPGMDGFQTLKLLKADPALSPIPVIVVSGLDDLDSLIRCIELGAEDYLFKPLNPVLLKARINACLERKHLRDQEKAYLEQLQMEKADAERANRAKSIFLANMSHELRTPLNAIIGYSEILLEDIQELDPGLIPDLDKIHSSSKHLLALINDILDISKIEAGKMDLYLENFDIAPLIEEIVKTTRPWVEKNGNTLRVDYPKDLGYMHTDLGKVRQILLNLLSNASKFTEKGVISLTVEKRWVGGETDVIFTISDTGIGIHPDLQATIFEVFNQGDNSSTRKYSGTGLGLALSQRFCHMLGGTISVESTPGEGAVFTVSLPVDVIDHQVSTVFASTTPASHASEVPPQPEVFTSSPDSGLILVIDDDRTVRDLMVKTLNQEGFRVVTTWSGEEGRRLARELRPCLILLDLMLPEDNSWAILSALKADPGLAEIPVIMMAIARDQRAGFTLGISDYLMKPADFKRITLLLHHCRNQIAAGTILLVQEDTTTRQVIQRLLEKEGWTLAIADNTHLALELVHQVQPDLVLLDLMPPDMKGLEFIAHLRQHPHFHALPIVVATAQEPASDHYLWLNRYVETLLQQEEYSCEKLLIEVRKLVTTCAQSRVCV, from the coding sequence GTGACCGATCTACTCCATGTGCTGGTTGTCGATGATGACGAACCTACCCGCATCTACTTATCCCGCCAACTGCGCCAGTTTAATTTGCATGTGACAGCGGTTGAAACGGGCAGAGAAGCCATTCACTGGATTCAACGCCAGCCCTTCGACCTGATCCTGCTCGACATCCTGATGCCAGGAATGGATGGGTTTCAGACCCTGAAATTGCTCAAAGCAGATCCAGCCCTCAGTCCTATCCCAGTCATTGTGGTCTCTGGACTGGATGACCTGGACAGTTTGATTCGTTGTATCGAATTGGGGGCAGAGGACTATCTGTTTAAGCCGCTCAACCCGGTTCTGTTAAAAGCCCGTATCAATGCTTGCCTGGAACGCAAACATCTGCGCGACCAGGAGAAGGCATACCTTGAGCAATTACAGATGGAAAAAGCTGATGCTGAGAGAGCGAACCGGGCAAAAAGCATCTTTCTGGCAAATATGAGCCATGAATTGCGCACGCCTCTGAACGCCATCATCGGCTACAGTGAAATACTTCTAGAAGACATTCAAGAACTGGACCCTGGGCTGATTCCCGACCTCGACAAAATCCATTCTTCCAGTAAGCATCTACTTGCCCTGATTAATGACATCCTGGATATTTCCAAGATTGAAGCCGGCAAGATGGATCTCTATCTTGAAAACTTTGATATTGCCCCCTTGATTGAAGAAATAGTGAAAACAACCCGGCCCTGGGTTGAGAAAAACGGCAATACACTCAGGGTTGACTACCCCAAAGACCTGGGTTATATGCACACTGACCTGGGTAAAGTCAGGCAAATCCTCCTTAATTTGTTAAGCAACGCCAGCAAGTTTACTGAAAAGGGAGTCATCAGTTTAACCGTTGAGAAACGGTGGGTTGGTGGGGAAACGGATGTGATCTTCACCATTTCTGACACCGGCATTGGCATTCACCCGGATTTACAGGCAACTATTTTTGAAGTATTTAACCAGGGTGATAATTCTTCAACCCGAAAATATAGTGGCACCGGGTTAGGGCTGGCCCTCAGCCAGCGGTTTTGTCATATGCTGGGAGGAACGATTTCAGTAGAAAGTACCCCCGGAGAGGGAGCGGTTTTTACCGTTTCACTCCCCGTGGATGTGATTGACCATCAAGTCTCGACAGTCTTTGCCTCAACCACACCTGCGTCCCATGCTTCAGAGGTGCCACCTCAACCAGAAGTCTTTACGTCGTCACCGGACAGTGGCTTGATTCTGGTGATTGATGACGATCGCACCGTGCGTGATTTGATGGTCAAAACTCTAAATCAGGAAGGATTTCGAGTCGTAACCACCTGGTCTGGTGAAGAAGGACGCCGGCTGGCACGGGAACTCCGTCCCTGCCTGATTCTGCTCGATCTGATGCTGCCAGAGGATAATAGCTGGGCAATTCTGTCGGCGCTTAAGGCAGATCCTGGACTGGCAGAAATTCCAGTGATTATGATGGCGATCGCCAGAGATCAGCGTGCCGGATTCACCCTCGGCATCTCTGACTATTTAATGAAACCGGCTGACTTCAAACGCATTACCCTGCTACTGCACCACTGCCGCAACCAGATTGCCGCTGGCACTATTCTGCTGGTTCAGGAAGACACCACTACCCGTCAGGTAATCCAGCGTTTACTGGAGAAAGAGGGCTGGACCCTTGCGATCGCGGATAACACCCACCTTGCTCTGGAATTAGTTCATCAGGTTCAACCTGACCTGGTGCTCCTGGATCTAATGCCGCCGGATATGAAAGGCTTAGAATTCATTGCCCATCTTCGCCAGCATCCCCATTTTCATGCGCTCCCGATTGTAGTGGCTACTGCCCAGGAGCCTGCCAGCGATCACTATCTATGGCTCAACCGTTACGTTGAAACCTTGTTGCAGCAGGAAGAATACAGTTGCGAGAAGCTGTTAATCGAGGTGCGTAAGTTAGTCACTACTTGCGCCCAGTCAAGGGTCTGCGTCTAA
- a CDS encoding response regulator: MTLRKRTLLIISATLIGLNAVLYSISSALLLGSSTRAEEQDTRQIVKGVLSMFAQNLEQLSESFNDWAMWDDAYQFIQDGNQAFIQSNLVDPQFTYMRVNLMMFIDTSGKVVFGTGFDLKSGKKVPIPDALKPHLVKSDPLLQHYYPASSLHGIVLLPEGPMLVVSRPILTSEGQGPIRGVLIVGRYLDSAEAFRFARLTRFPVFLHGTNQTEVPAGLQPVQSALQMNPPILVKAVNEQTISGYALLNDIYGKPALLIRTDTPRTIYHQGQATLRFLTWAIWIAGLVFGGVTLLLLEKLVLSRISRLSQEVSGIGIGGDLSGRVSATGEDELAGLAFNINTMLDTLGKYQQERQQAAIDLQKAKESAEQASKAKSQFLANMSHELRTPLNAIIGYSEMLQEDAQDMGHHDLMPDLEKIHSAGKHLLGLINDILDLSKIEAGKMDLYLETFDLATAIADIVHTVQPLVQKNGNTLIVNCPRDIGNMHADLVKLRQNLFNLISNASKFTHQGTITLTVEKEEIGDKNQETGFQEEASDNQSPTPDTRPPIPSLRFTVSDTGIGMTDEQMGRLFEAFTQADASTTRKYGGTGLGLAITKRFCQMMGGDITAASEPGRGTTFTMTLPIKMTDPRVEPQESPIQTIHLPSQPPGASTVLVIDDDPTMHDLMVRVLHKEGFRVELAASGAEGIRKARDLHPDAITLDVMMPSMDGWAVLSALKSDPELADIPVIMVTMVDDKKIGFTLGASDYLTKPVDRSQLAAVLRKYRCENPPCPIMLVEDDPVNRDLLRQILEKEGWTVTEAENGRIALQLLEKDLPELILLDLMMPELDGFELIAELRQRPEWRSLPIVVITAKDITPAEHLKLKGAVAQIFQKGAFSREELLTEVKNLVSTSVDRSSSLIT, from the coding sequence ATGACCTTGCGTAAACGAACCCTGTTAATCATCAGTGCCACTTTAATTGGGCTGAATGCCGTTTTATACAGCATTTCTTCAGCCCTGTTGCTGGGAAGTTCTACCAGGGCAGAAGAACAGGACACCCGCCAGATTGTGAAGGGCGTTTTGAGCATGTTTGCTCAAAATCTGGAACAACTCAGCGAAAGCTTCAATGATTGGGCAATGTGGGATGACGCTTACCAGTTTATTCAGGATGGAAATCAAGCATTCATCCAGTCTAATCTCGTTGACCCGCAGTTCACATATATGCGCGTCAACCTGATGATGTTCATTGATACCTCCGGGAAAGTGGTGTTTGGCACCGGGTTTGACCTTAAAAGTGGCAAAAAAGTCCCCATTCCAGATGCCCTGAAACCCCATCTTGTGAAAAGCGACCCCTTACTACAGCACTATTATCCCGCCAGCAGTCTACATGGAATTGTGCTGTTGCCAGAAGGACCCATGCTGGTTGTCTCCCGTCCCATTTTGACCAGCGAGGGGCAGGGTCCCATTCGGGGTGTCTTGATTGTTGGGCGCTACCTGGATAGTGCGGAAGCTTTTCGTTTTGCCCGACTGACCCGGTTTCCCGTCTTTTTACATGGAACCAATCAAACTGAAGTTCCAGCCGGTTTACAGCCAGTTCAATCTGCCCTCCAGATGAACCCGCCCATTCTGGTAAAAGCCGTCAATGAGCAAACGATCTCTGGCTATGCCCTGCTGAACGATATTTACGGTAAACCGGCGTTATTAATCCGAACCGATACTCCCCGCACTATTTATCATCAGGGACAGGCAACCCTGCGCTTCCTGACCTGGGCAATCTGGATAGCGGGTCTGGTGTTTGGTGGAGTCACGCTGTTGCTCCTGGAAAAGCTGGTATTATCCCGCATCAGCCGACTCAGCCAGGAAGTCAGTGGCATTGGCATTGGCGGGGATCTCTCAGGGCGGGTGTCGGCAACCGGAGAGGATGAACTGGCTGGACTGGCGTTTAATATCAACACCATGCTGGATACCTTAGGTAAGTATCAACAGGAACGGCAGCAGGCTGCGATCGATCTACAGAAAGCAAAAGAGTCTGCGGAGCAGGCAAGCAAAGCCAAAAGCCAGTTTCTTGCCAACATGAGCCACGAATTGCGCACACCGTTGAATGCCATCATCGGCTACAGCGAAATGCTCCAGGAAGATGCCCAGGATATGGGGCATCACGACCTGATGCCTGACTTAGAGAAAATTCATAGTGCTGGCAAACACCTGCTGGGCTTAATTAACGATATTCTGGACCTGTCGAAAATTGAAGCTGGCAAGATGGATCTTTATCTGGAAACCTTTGATCTTGCCACTGCGATCGCCGATATCGTCCATACCGTTCAACCCCTGGTACAGAAAAATGGCAACACTCTGATTGTTAACTGCCCCAGGGATATCGGTAACATGCATGCCGATCTGGTCAAACTCCGGCAAAATCTGTTCAACCTGATCAGCAATGCCAGTAAGTTTACACACCAGGGGACCATCACGCTAACGGTGGAAAAGGAGGAAATAGGGGACAAAAACCAGGAAACTGGGTTCCAGGAGGAAGCATCTGATAATCAGTCTCCGACCCCCGATACCCGACCCCCGATACCCTCTCTCCGTTTCACCGTCTCCGACACTGGCATTGGGATGACGGACGAGCAGATGGGCCGACTGTTTGAGGCGTTTACCCAGGCGGACGCATCCACCACCCGGAAATATGGTGGCACTGGCTTGGGGTTGGCCATCACAAAGCGCTTTTGCCAGATGATGGGCGGCGACATCACAGCAGCCAGTGAACCGGGCAGGGGAACTACCTTCACAATGACCCTGCCCATCAAGATGACGGATCCCAGGGTCGAACCCCAGGAGAGTCCTATCCAGACTATTCATTTACCATCTCAACCCCCCGGAGCCAGTACCGTTCTGGTGATTGATGACGACCCCACCATGCACGACCTGATGGTCCGGGTCCTCCACAAAGAAGGGTTTCGAGTGGAACTGGCAGCCAGTGGGGCAGAGGGAATTCGTAAAGCCAGGGATTTACACCCTGATGCCATTACACTGGATGTCATGATGCCCAGCATGGATGGCTGGGCAGTGCTCTCTGCCCTTAAATCAGACCCGGAACTGGCCGATATCCCGGTCATCATGGTAACGATGGTAGATGACAAGAAAATTGGCTTTACGCTGGGGGCGTCAGACTATTTGACCAAGCCTGTGGATCGTAGTCAACTGGCGGCAGTGCTGAGGAAATATCGGTGTGAAAATCCTCCCTGCCCCATCATGCTGGTGGAAGATGACCCCGTTAACCGTGATCTGCTCCGGCAGATTCTGGAGAAGGAGGGGTGGACTGTTACTGAGGCAGAAAATGGACGGATTGCTTTGCAATTGTTGGAGAAAGACCTGCCAGAACTGATTCTGCTGGATTTGATGATGCCAGAACTGGATGGGTTCGAGCTGATTGCCGAACTGAGACAACGCCCAGAATGGCGATCGCTGCCAATCGTGGTCATTACAGCCAAAGATATTACTCCAGCGGAGCATCTGAAATTAAAGGGCGCCGTGGCTCAAATTTTCCAGAAAGGAGCCTTTAGCCGCGAAGAATTACTTACTGAAGTGAAAAATCTGGTTTCAACCTCTGTTGATCGATCGTCTTCTTTAATCACTTAA
- a CDS encoding adenylate/guanylate cyclase domain-containing protein, whose protein sequence is MNAEQGSMLVVDDVEANRDLLSRRLQRQGHTVVVAENGRQALERLREQQFDLILCDIMMPEMNGYQVLEHLKADPALRHIPVIMVSALDDIDSVVRCIELGAEDYLFKPFNPTLLKARINACLEKKRLRDQEQAYLKQLQAEQEKSERLLLSILPRPVAEQLKQTQSTIADSFAEATVLFADIVDFTGISTHRSPIEMVNLLNHIFSAFDNLAEKHGLEKIKTIGDAYMVVGGIPKHRPDHAEAIADMALDMQIAISKFNSETGESFSIRIGISTGPVVAGVIGTKKFIYDLWGDTVNTASRMESHGFPGAIQVTDSTYQCLKDKYLLEERGMIPVKGKGEMQTFLLKGRK, encoded by the coding sequence ATGAATGCCGAACAAGGCTCAATGCTTGTAGTGGATGACGTTGAAGCAAACCGCGATTTGCTTTCCCGGCGGCTTCAGCGACAGGGGCATACAGTTGTTGTAGCTGAGAACGGGCGGCAGGCACTTGAGCGCCTGAGAGAACAGCAGTTTGATCTGATTCTCTGCGACATCATGATGCCAGAGATGAATGGCTATCAAGTACTGGAACATCTCAAAGCCGATCCAGCTCTCAGACATATTCCAGTCATTATGGTGTCTGCTCTGGACGATATTGACAGCGTGGTGCGGTGTATTGAACTGGGGGCAGAAGATTATCTCTTCAAACCATTCAACCCTACCTTGCTCAAAGCACGCATCAATGCATGTTTGGAGAAAAAACGCCTGCGCGACCAGGAACAAGCATATCTGAAACAACTTCAAGCCGAGCAGGAAAAATCTGAGCGACTACTGTTGAGCATTCTGCCCCGCCCGGTTGCCGAACAGTTGAAACAGACCCAGAGCACAATCGCAGATAGCTTTGCTGAAGCAACTGTTCTGTTTGCAGATATTGTGGACTTTACAGGTATTTCTACTCATCGATCGCCGATTGAAATGGTCAACCTGCTAAACCACATTTTCTCTGCGTTTGACAATCTGGCAGAGAAGCACGGGCTGGAAAAAATTAAGACCATTGGGGATGCCTACATGGTGGTTGGTGGTATTCCCAAACACCGTCCAGATCATGCAGAGGCGATCGCTGACATGGCTCTCGATATGCAGATCGCCATCTCTAAGTTTAACAGCGAGACCGGCGAGTCCTTCAGCATCCGTATCGGCATCAGCACAGGTCCCGTCGTGGCTGGAGTCATTGGCACCAAGAAATTTATCTATGACCTCTGGGGTGACACCGTAAACACAGCCAGTCGCATGGAGTCCCACGGCTTTCCTGGTGCCATCCAGGTCACAGATAGCACCTATCAATGTCTCAAAGACAAGTACCTGCTGGAAGAACGCGGTATGATTCCAGTCAAAGGCAAAGGAGAGATGCAAACTTTTCTGCTGAAAGGAAGAAAATAG
- the psbA gene encoding photosystem II q(b) protein: protein MTTTLQRVERESLWSQFCGWVTSTENRLYVGWFGVLMIPTLLAATICFIIAFIAAPPVDIDGIREPVAGSLMYGNNIISGAVVPSSNAIGLHFYPIWEAASLDEWLYNGGPYQLIVLHFLIGVFAYMGREWELSYRLGMRPWICVAYSAPVAAATAVFLIYPIGQGSFSDGMPLGISGTFNFMFVFQAEHNILMHPFHMLGVAGVFGGALFSAMHGSLVTSSLVRETTEDESANYGYKFGQEEETYNIVAAHGYFGRLVFQYASFNNSRALHFFLGAWPVIGIWFTALGISTMAFNLNGFNFNQSVMDSQGRVVSTWADILNRANLGMEVMHERNAHNFPLDLAAGEAAPVALSAPAING, encoded by the coding sequence ATGACAACAACACTTCAGCGCGTTGAGCGCGAAAGTCTGTGGAGTCAGTTCTGTGGATGGGTGACCAGCACGGAGAACCGCCTGTATGTGGGCTGGTTCGGCGTGTTGATGATCCCCACCCTGCTGGCAGCCACCATCTGCTTCATCATCGCCTTCATCGCGGCTCCTCCTGTGGACATCGATGGCATCCGGGAACCCGTAGCCGGGTCTCTGATGTATGGCAACAACATCATCTCTGGGGCGGTCGTTCCCTCCTCCAACGCCATTGGACTGCACTTCTACCCCATCTGGGAAGCCGCTTCCCTGGATGAGTGGCTGTACAACGGTGGTCCGTACCAGCTGATTGTGCTCCACTTCCTGATTGGCGTATTTGCCTACATGGGACGGGAATGGGAGTTGTCCTACCGGCTGGGGATGCGTCCCTGGATCTGCGTGGCATACTCTGCTCCTGTTGCCGCCGCGACCGCAGTTTTCCTGATTTACCCAATTGGTCAGGGGTCCTTCTCCGACGGGATGCCATTGGGGATTTCCGGTACGTTCAACTTCATGTTCGTGTTCCAGGCAGAGCACAACATTTTGATGCACCCCTTCCACATGCTGGGTGTGGCCGGTGTATTCGGTGGTGCGTTGTTCAGCGCCATGCATGGTTCGCTAGTGACCTCTTCTCTGGTGCGTGAGACGACAGAAGATGAGTCTGCCAACTATGGCTACAAGTTTGGGCAAGAGGAAGAGACCTACAACATTGTGGCTGCTCACGGCTACTTTGGTCGGTTGGTGTTCCAGTATGCGTCGTTCAACAATTCCCGTGCGCTGCACTTCTTCCTGGGTGCATGGCCAGTGATTGGGATCTGGTTTACGGCACTGGGTATCAGCACGATGGCGTTTAACCTGAACGGGTTCAACTTCAACCAGAGCGTTATGGATTCTCAGGGACGGGTAGTGAGCACCTGGGCGGACATTCTGAACCGTGCCAACCTGGGGATGGAAGTGATGCACGAGCGCAATGCTCACAACTTCCCCCTCGACCTGGCGGCTGGCGAAGCGGCACCTGTGGCTCTGAGCGCGCCTGCTATCAATGGCTAA
- a CDS encoding CHAT domain-containing protein, translating to MSFSEIPCLSLAIAPLRTAGHFAIHVTKAPYPGGFVLHECLWTESLTNLWQGWQEMFSTRVLPSVPQVSQVSTPLPDSVLVPETAPMEGVADNGLRVGRAGRLMQNLGIHLWQWLFDGLVQNSLNQSQGIAMGQGKPLRLRLEIRDPDMIALPWEIMQDAAGKQAISLSQQLLFSRTTSDVHVLPPLRSDYMLKILLVLGQDAAPADASLMGEATGYPDSHILQLKQEADALARVLKISGSTGIGRMTSTPCQVDTLVQPTPAELIRTLETQTYNVFFYSGHGVPAPDGGLLYLRPGMTLNGTELAQVLTRRQVKLAVFNACWGAQPDHSSQGSSDSPNSHPSQTIPRSSLAEVLIHHGVPAVLGMREPITDEEALSFIQAFAKALAERMPIDQAVAVARQHLLTLYRFNQPAWTLPVLYMHPEYDGELLKPMESTPTEMPGTITKFGQEISNASLRSLKTAKVWTIQGGIMRVGRDRAENDLVIQEDQSGVSRKHAVIFCRQSQQDGTSQVAYFLEDFSRFGTWILDPAGESNGWQKIHRQEVPLHSGAQIKFGSSQNETLEFIVHE from the coding sequence ATGTCCTTTTCTGAAATACCCTGCTTAAGTCTGGCGATCGCTCCCCTGCGGACCGCGGGGCATTTTGCGATCCATGTAACTAAAGCTCCCTATCCGGGGGGATTTGTACTGCATGAATGCCTCTGGACAGAATCCCTGACCAATCTGTGGCAGGGATGGCAGGAAATGTTCTCAACCAGGGTATTACCGAGTGTGCCACAGGTTTCTCAGGTCAGCACCCCTCTTCCAGACTCAGTACTGGTGCCGGAAACAGCCCCAATGGAAGGTGTGGCTGACAATGGGCTGCGTGTAGGGAGGGCTGGACGGCTGATGCAAAATTTAGGGATCCATCTATGGCAGTGGCTATTTGATGGCCTGGTTCAGAACAGCCTCAATCAAAGCCAGGGGATTGCAATGGGACAGGGGAAACCCCTGAGGTTGAGGTTAGAAATTCGAGATCCGGATATGATTGCCCTTCCCTGGGAAATCATGCAGGACGCTGCCGGAAAGCAAGCCATTTCTCTCAGTCAGCAACTCCTGTTCAGTCGCACCACCAGTGATGTGCATGTCCTGCCGCCACTTCGGTCAGACTATATGTTGAAAATCCTGCTGGTGCTGGGTCAGGACGCTGCCCCAGCAGATGCATCGTTGATGGGAGAAGCAACTGGTTATCCAGACAGTCATATCCTTCAGCTCAAGCAAGAAGCGGATGCCCTGGCGCGGGTTCTCAAAATCTCAGGCAGTACCGGAATTGGCAGAATGACGAGTACCCCCTGCCAGGTCGATACCCTTGTGCAACCCACGCCAGCAGAACTGATTCGGACCCTGGAAACCCAGACTTACAACGTCTTCTTCTACTCTGGTCATGGGGTTCCAGCTCCTGATGGCGGGCTGCTCTATCTGCGTCCTGGCATGACTCTGAATGGGACCGAATTAGCCCAGGTTCTAACCCGACGGCAGGTTAAGCTGGCGGTGTTCAATGCCTGTTGGGGTGCCCAGCCAGATCACAGCAGCCAGGGTTCCAGCGATTCACCCAACTCCCATCCCTCCCAGACCATCCCACGCAGCAGTCTGGCGGAGGTGCTGATTCATCATGGAGTTCCGGCGGTGTTAGGAATGCGGGAGCCGATTACAGATGAAGAGGCACTCAGTTTTATCCAGGCCTTTGCTAAAGCGCTGGCAGAGCGAATGCCGATCGACCAGGCGGTGGCAGTCGCCAGGCAACACCTGCTCACCCTGTACCGCTTCAACCAGCCAGCCTGGACCTTACCCGTTCTTTACATGCACCCGGAGTATGATGGCGAACTCCTGAAGCCGATGGAGTCAACACCGACGGAAATGCCTGGAACGATTACCAAGTTTGGACAGGAGATTTCTAATGCTTCTCTGCGATCGCTCAAAACAGCTAAAGTCTGGACGATTCAGGGAGGCATCATGCGGGTTGGCAGAGACCGGGCTGAAAATGATCTGGTGATTCAGGAAGACCAGAGCGGCGTGTCGCGTAAACATGCGGTCATTTTCTGCCGCCAATCTCAGCAGGATGGAACCAGTCAGGTTGCCTATTTTCTGGAAGACTTTTCCCGGTTTGGCACCTGGATTCTGGATCCAGCAGGGGAATCAAATGGCTGGCAAAAAATCCATCGGCAGGAAGTCCCCCTCCATTCAGGGGCACAGATCAAGTTTGGCAGTTCCCAGAACGAGACGCTGGAGTTTATTGTGCATGAGTAA
- a CDS encoding protein phosphatase 2C domain-containing protein encodes MQSDAVTIFCPNPLCQAPNPESHKFCQQCRTPIPRRYLWATGEGIETLQPGSFLGGRYLLKQDRIVLDTHPGLPPELPEELSAWVETYLKLSIFQPHTPQVFGLVRVEQKRATSEILLLEQAPIYPDGTGNQSTASLEGTLMPALTDVWKDSSSLRQLNWLWQIAQLWQPFSLEGAASTLLCPDCLKVEGSLVRVLELQADGRKTPSLSSLAKLWQQWQPTAQMEIAGFLDKICQQMIQGQIRNAEQLVMVLDRALTICGQEQSRQIQIATRTDQGPSRQRNEDACYPPSGSVLKVSISGGDGFNPDSALAATTASLVVVCDGIGGHEGGDVASNLAIATIQQNLQRLFTRPASLDSTALPHHLEQAALNANDVISRRNDSEQRQERQRMGTTLVMSLVHHHELYITHVGDSRVYRISRTGCHQVTLDDDLASREVRLGYALYREALQQPGSGSLIQALGMNTSSLLHPTVQRFILDEDCLFLLCSDGLSDNDRVEQHWQTELLPVLDGKVDLATASQRLVAIANSENGHDNVTVGLVYCQTTQDNPASLKPLDEVLTMPLPDPAGQFPADDREPGSLTAQRSSQTLKPEISHHWGAANPLPFVLGAAGVVTLVSLVAALVIPELRSRMTPTPAVSPSPVVIESPSPTPTPPPPPSPLPPLSVGSLVQISALLPGGNQPLPITLLPQPPKPDATQGIVATGTIPIGSVLQISSRQFVPNQGNWLRLKVCSVPSAAGVTPRSVQPGQTGWVEEATIAPLVTQELALTPTQLGVCAASPSSQASTAP; translated from the coding sequence ATGCAAAGCGACGCGGTCACAATTTTTTGCCCTAACCCCCTATGTCAGGCTCCCAATCCTGAGAGCCACAAATTTTGTCAGCAATGCCGTACTCCTATTCCCAGACGGTATTTGTGGGCAACTGGAGAGGGAATAGAAACCTTGCAACCCGGCAGCTTTTTAGGTGGTCGGTATCTGTTGAAGCAGGATCGAATTGTCTTAGATACCCATCCAGGTCTTCCCCCTGAACTGCCAGAAGAACTGTCTGCATGGGTGGAAACCTATCTCAAGCTTTCAATTTTTCAGCCCCATACCCCCCAGGTCTTTGGCCTGGTGAGAGTCGAACAAAAGCGGGCGACTTCTGAGATTTTGCTCCTGGAACAGGCCCCGATTTACCCGGATGGAACAGGCAACCAGTCAACCGCATCCCTGGAAGGAACCCTGATGCCTGCCCTGACGGATGTCTGGAAAGACAGCAGTAGTTTAAGGCAACTAAACTGGCTGTGGCAAATTGCCCAGTTGTGGCAACCGTTCAGTCTGGAGGGCGCAGCTTCTACACTCCTCTGTCCAGATTGTTTGAAAGTAGAGGGTTCGCTGGTACGAGTGCTGGAGTTACAGGCAGATGGACGGAAGACTCCATCCCTGAGTAGTCTGGCAAAGCTGTGGCAACAATGGCAGCCTACAGCCCAGATGGAAATTGCTGGCTTTTTGGACAAAATTTGTCAGCAGATGATCCAGGGACAGATCCGAAATGCAGAGCAACTGGTAATGGTTCTGGATCGGGCATTGACGATTTGTGGGCAGGAGCAATCTCGTCAGATTCAGATTGCAACCCGCACAGATCAGGGACCGAGTCGGCAACGGAATGAGGATGCCTGCTATCCTCCGAGCGGCTCCGTGCTAAAGGTTTCCATTTCTGGTGGGGATGGGTTCAACCCAGACTCTGCTTTAGCTGCCACAACGGCTTCACTGGTCGTCGTGTGTGATGGGATTGGGGGGCATGAAGGCGGAGATGTGGCGTCAAACTTGGCGATCGCCACGATTCAACAAAACCTGCAACGACTTTTTACCCGGCCAGCGTCGCTCGACTCCACAGCGCTGCCCCACCACCTGGAACAGGCAGCCCTCAATGCCAATGATGTTATCAGTCGGCGCAATGATAGTGAGCAGCGGCAGGAGCGTCAGCGCATGGGGACCACGCTGGTTATGTCTCTGGTTCATCACCATGAACTTTACATTACCCATGTGGGAGACAGCCGTGTTTACCGGATCAGTCGCACGGGCTGTCATCAAGTCACTTTAGATGATGACCTGGCATCAAGAGAAGTGCGGTTAGGCTATGCCCTCTATCGGGAAGCTCTACAACAGCCTGGATCCGGGTCACTAATCCAGGCTCTGGGAATGAATACCTCCTCGTTGCTGCATCCGACCGTGCAGCGGTTTATTTTGGATGAGGACTGCTTATTTTTATTGTGCTCAGACGGTTTAAGCGATAACGATCGGGTTGAACAGCACTGGCAGACCGAATTATTGCCGGTATTAGATGGCAAAGTAGACCTGGCAACAGCCAGCCAACGACTGGTAGCGATCGCCAACAGCGAAAATGGCCATGATAACGTGACCGTAGGGCTGGTTTATTGTCAAACAACTCAGGACAATCCTGCTTCGCTAAAGCCTCTGGATGAAGTTCTGACAATGCCGCTCCCGGATCCAGCGGGTCAGTTTCCTGCGGATGACCGGGAGCCTGGTTCCCTGACAGCCCAGCGATCTTCGCAGACCCTCAAACCGGAAATATCCCATCATTGGGGGGCGGCCAATCCTCTTCCATTTGTATTAGGGGCAGCTGGCGTGGTTACTTTGGTGAGTCTGGTCGCGGCTCTGGTGATCCCGGAATTGCGATCGCGGATGACTCCCACGCCTGCTGTCAGTCCCAGCCCTGTAGTGATAGAGTCTCCGTCTCCTACTCCCACCCCACCCCCACCTCCCAGCCCACTGCCGCCTTTAAGCGTTGGTTCTCTGGTGCAGATCAGTGCCCTGTTGCCAGGAGGTAACCAGCCCCTTCCCATCACTCTTTTACCCCAACCACCAAAACCAGATGCCACTCAGGGCATTGTGGCTACGGGCACCATTCCGATTGGCAGTGTTTTGCAAATTTCCAGCCGTCAATTTGTGCCCAATCAGGGGAACTGGCTGCGGCTGAAGGTGTGTTCAGTCCCTTCAGCCGCAGGTGTCACCCCCCGATCAGTCCAGCCAGGTCAGACTGGCTGGGTTGAGGAAGCAACGATCGCGCCTCTGGTTACTCAGGAACTTGCCCTGACCCCCACCCAACTGGGAGTCTGTGCCGCCAGCCCCTCTTCTCAGGCCTCCACTGCTCCTTGA